One genomic segment of Nocardia spumae includes these proteins:
- the dapA gene encoding 4-hydroxy-tetrahydrodipicolinate synthase, whose amino-acid sequence MVDTPFGRVITAMVTPMHADGSIDYDGLQNLAVYLADHGHDGLLVNGTTGESATTTDEEDYACVRAVVEAVGDRVQVMAGCGTNDTEHSTRAAREMVACGADALLVVTPYYNKPPQDCILEHFRLVAEAGVGVPVMLYDIPGRTGTALSTDTIRRAADIPAVRAVKDAKGDFFEASRLMSQTDLLWYSGDDVVNLPHLAQGATGVVSVVGHVAGDHYAEMIAAVDRGDLPSAREIHRRLIPAVDAIMHVSQGAIQAKAAMKMLGVISSDALRMPYRQGPPEHQQRLRAGLEESGLL is encoded by the coding sequence ATGGTGGACACCCCCTTCGGTCGAGTCATCACGGCGATGGTGACCCCCATGCACGCCGACGGTTCGATCGATTACGACGGCCTGCAGAACCTCGCCGTGTATCTCGCCGACCACGGCCATGACGGATTGCTGGTCAACGGGACCACGGGCGAGTCCGCCACCACCACCGACGAGGAGGACTACGCCTGCGTGCGGGCGGTAGTCGAGGCCGTGGGCGACCGCGTCCAGGTGATGGCCGGCTGCGGCACCAACGACACCGAGCACTCCACCCGCGCGGCCCGCGAGATGGTCGCCTGCGGCGCAGACGCTCTGCTCGTTGTCACGCCGTACTACAACAAGCCGCCGCAGGACTGCATCCTGGAACACTTCCGCCTGGTCGCCGAGGCAGGCGTCGGCGTGCCCGTCATGCTGTACGACATCCCGGGCCGGACCGGGACGGCGCTGAGCACCGACACCATTCGCCGCGCGGCCGACATTCCCGCCGTGCGCGCCGTCAAGGACGCCAAGGGTGATTTCTTCGAGGCCAGCCGGCTCATGTCGCAGACCGACCTGCTCTGGTATTCCGGCGACGACGTCGTCAACCTGCCGCACCTCGCTCAAGGCGCGACCGGCGTCGTGTCGGTGGTCGGTCACGTCGCGGGCGATCACTACGCGGAGATGATCGCCGCCGTCGACCGCGGCGACCTGCCTTCCGCACGCGAGATCCACCGGCGCCTCATCCCCGCCGTCGATGCGATCATGCACGTCTCACAAGGCGCCATTCAGGCCAAAGCCGCGATGAAAATGCTCGGCGTCATCTCCTCCGACGCGCTGCGGATGCCCTACCGGCAGGGCCCGCCGGAGCATCAGCAACGTCTGCGTGCCGGACTCGAGGAGTCAGGGTTGTTGTAG
- a CDS encoding DUF488 domain-containing protein, which produces MPVASPSHTQNRLFTVGYEGRRADELVAILAEAGVATVVDIRLTPISRKPGLSKTKLSAALAEAGIRYVHLKELGNPRDNRDGFRVGEADSRDRYAHVLDSPEGADALHSVRALMAQGPVALLCFEHDHTTCHRQMVADAVQDAAITGVIQL; this is translated from the coding sequence GTGCCTGTAGCCAGCCCCTCTCACACGCAGAATCGCCTGTTCACCGTCGGCTACGAAGGCCGACGAGCGGACGAGCTCGTGGCGATTCTGGCCGAAGCCGGCGTCGCTACCGTCGTGGACATACGACTCACCCCGATCTCACGCAAGCCGGGGTTGTCGAAGACCAAGTTGTCGGCAGCCCTGGCCGAGGCCGGCATTCGCTACGTGCATCTCAAGGAGCTCGGTAATCCCAGGGACAATCGCGACGGTTTCCGCGTCGGCGAGGCCGATTCGCGCGACCGGTACGCGCATGTGCTCGACAGCCCGGAGGGAGCGGATGCGCTGCACTCGGTCAGGGCGCTCATGGCGCAGGGCCCGGTTGCACTGCTCTGCTTCGAGCACGACCACACCACATGCCACCGTCAAATGGTCGCCGATGCTGTGCAGGATGCCGCTATCACTGGAGTAATTCAGCTGTGA
- the pglW gene encoding BREX system serine/threonine kinase PglW, whose product MEKSRWTTVTESSFEHERRGLEAIRTRLPDVDPWLAWSNFTFTATTGHIREVDLLVVAPNGVHLIELKDWSGRLHGRNGDWVQELQRGGTRYHRSPLHLANQKSKELAGLLASHGVRVFVGNAVCLTNPNLRFELPEGDRANTHTVRELIDRLGSPVRDARHRIDMQRSRAIKNALEQIGIRRSDAEFTVGPYRLERKPFDAGATWQDYLATHTELREPARVRIYLRERGADEAQRRSVDDAARREASVLRRFTHPGVVRLELFDPSGHSAGPALIFRYHPETLHLDEYLLRFGHLLDLSDRIELVRQLAETLRSAHGARLFHRALAARSIHVLPRPGSGDAKRWGNPRLQISDWQTATQGSQGTGATMTRHAPTALSAQHLGSAADVYLAPELQAVAPDPIAMDVYGLGMLTYLLVTGKPPAGSQAELLAQFEAGKDLRPSALVDNLVPDIDLLVATATAYHPGNRVSSMNEFLDFLEVVENALTAPEEPDTEPDKDPLEAVPGDVLGGRWLVRRRLGTGSTSRALLVRDLQAEDKQRGAKAYVVLKIALSPDRTETLEREAAVLRGIRRHSGVINLVDPGVITLAGRTALVLEYVGDEQGLDNNTSRRTEETVARELRDNGRLQLGRLETYSDYLFGAVDFLEGEGVWHRDIKPDNIAIRVRPNRTRELVLIDFSLAGYPAKHADAGTDGYLDPFIGTLLRSSYDAHAERYALAVTLHEMASGELPRWGDGSVLARQLDAKEFPYPRVAAEAFDAAVREDLVAFFRKALHRDVAQRFPELKPMRDAWRKIFLDMSRSVPSRPLSDHPVLDDVDDTTPEQQRLLIAEQATRDTHLSQAGLTAASEQFLYGLGVTTVGELLDYGRTRLINAPGLGVRARREIQERVKEWAKRLGKQEPAPLTPEARKEAKAEISAAQAESTAGLMRTLSLDTLAARFVPERNNNGSNSSKVDAVARLLRIPGSGDLPELDMWPTQTAVAQTLGLTGGRVAQLLRAQRQLWKKDPAVQNLRAQVLELLEGFGRVAAATEIADALVTRLGTRLLDRNDRRALGLAAVRVITEVEQFVPDEAAILVAQKREKGLDPVVVLALEVGDDTDPDTPGARALTNYALKLGEAADVLARHESVPTAAVVLERLVTVERPLGRSTIDERRLVQLAAASSRTAAVTPRLEIYPRDLPLERAIRLTQAGLYVPSDLPREKQAGLRAETVFERILARFPELVIPGSDRKLPTPELTKALGDAGFDLVVATNADTREPRYIPKHLDRATSYTAHTPRWSTATTSQFADTYSDDPDLAKAARAEELLSGAAIREGFRVLTCPTAPPHSTPDAIRELRDRFGANPISVTALFLANMHDLVPPGRKPTWSTILRADIAESGSKAALKFSEYARTAWGRVEKELGDSIRTDGPLLLHDTLLFARYDAMGVLARLAERSRRGAGTLWLLCPQADPSRPPHLGPTAVPYQSALNEWIPLPQSWTSNKHRAPATTESGAQQ is encoded by the coding sequence ATGGAGAAGAGTCGGTGGACGACGGTCACCGAGTCGAGCTTCGAGCACGAGCGCCGGGGGCTGGAAGCGATCCGGACGCGGTTGCCGGACGTCGATCCGTGGCTCGCGTGGTCGAATTTCACCTTTACCGCAACGACCGGGCATATCCGCGAGGTCGACCTGCTGGTCGTCGCGCCGAACGGTGTGCATCTGATCGAGTTGAAGGATTGGAGCGGCCGGCTGCACGGCCGCAACGGTGACTGGGTGCAGGAACTCCAGCGCGGCGGAACCCGATATCACCGCAGCCCGCTGCATCTGGCCAATCAGAAGAGCAAGGAGCTCGCCGGGCTGCTCGCGTCCCACGGAGTGCGGGTCTTCGTCGGCAACGCCGTCTGTCTCACCAACCCGAACCTGCGGTTCGAACTGCCGGAGGGCGATCGCGCCAACACGCACACGGTGCGCGAGCTGATCGACCGGCTCGGGAGCCCGGTGCGCGACGCCCGGCACCGCATCGACATGCAGCGCTCGAGGGCGATCAAAAATGCGCTGGAACAGATCGGGATCCGGCGCAGCGACGCCGAATTCACAGTCGGCCCTTACCGTTTGGAACGCAAACCGTTCGATGCGGGCGCCACCTGGCAGGACTATCTGGCCACCCACACCGAGCTGCGCGAGCCCGCGCGGGTGCGCATCTACTTGCGCGAGCGCGGCGCCGATGAAGCACAGCGCCGTTCGGTCGACGATGCCGCACGCCGGGAAGCGTCGGTGCTGCGCCGCTTCACCCACCCCGGTGTGGTGCGCCTGGAACTGTTCGACCCGTCCGGCCATTCCGCCGGTCCGGCCCTGATATTCCGGTACCACCCCGAGACCCTGCATCTGGACGAGTACCTGCTGCGCTTCGGCCACCTGCTCGATCTGTCCGATCGCATCGAACTGGTCCGCCAGCTCGCGGAAACTCTGCGGTCCGCGCACGGTGCCCGCCTATTCCATCGCGCGCTGGCCGCACGGTCCATTCATGTCCTGCCGCGTCCGGGCAGCGGCGACGCGAAACGGTGGGGCAATCCACGACTCCAGATTTCGGACTGGCAGACCGCAACCCAGGGCTCCCAGGGCACGGGCGCCACCATGACCAGACATGCCCCGACAGCGCTGTCGGCGCAGCATCTGGGTTCGGCCGCCGATGTGTACCTGGCTCCCGAGTTGCAGGCCGTCGCACCCGATCCGATCGCGATGGATGTCTACGGGCTCGGCATGCTGACCTATCTGCTGGTGACCGGCAAGCCGCCGGCGGGCAGTCAGGCGGAGCTGCTGGCCCAGTTCGAGGCCGGTAAGGATCTGCGGCCCAGTGCCCTGGTCGACAACCTGGTGCCGGATATCGATCTGCTCGTCGCGACCGCGACGGCGTATCACCCGGGCAATCGGGTGTCGTCGATGAACGAATTCCTGGATTTCCTCGAAGTCGTCGAGAATGCGCTCACCGCACCGGAAGAGCCGGACACCGAGCCGGACAAGGACCCCCTGGAAGCCGTTCCGGGCGATGTTCTCGGCGGCCGGTGGCTGGTGCGCCGCCGTCTCGGCACCGGTTCCACGAGCCGCGCGCTGCTGGTGCGCGACCTACAGGCCGAGGACAAACAACGCGGCGCCAAAGCCTATGTGGTGCTGAAGATCGCGCTGTCGCCCGACCGCACGGAGACCCTCGAGCGCGAAGCCGCCGTCCTGCGCGGCATCCGCCGCCATTCCGGCGTGATCAATCTCGTCGATCCGGGCGTGATCACGCTCGCCGGCCGCACCGCCCTGGTACTCGAATATGTCGGCGACGAACAGGGTCTCGACAACAATACGAGCCGGCGCACCGAGGAGACGGTGGCCCGCGAGCTCCGCGACAACGGCCGGCTCCAGCTCGGCCGCCTGGAAACCTACAGCGATTACCTGTTCGGCGCCGTCGATTTCCTCGAGGGCGAGGGCGTCTGGCATCGCGACATCAAACCGGACAATATCGCGATCCGGGTGCGCCCCAACCGAACCCGCGAACTGGTCCTCATCGACTTCTCCCTGGCCGGCTATCCCGCCAAGCACGCCGACGCGGGCACCGACGGCTACCTGGACCCGTTCATCGGCACCCTGCTGCGTTCGTCCTACGACGCACACGCCGAGCGGTACGCGCTCGCGGTGACCCTGCATGAGATGGCATCGGGCGAACTGCCGCGCTGGGGCGACGGCAGTGTGCTGGCGCGGCAACTGGACGCCAAGGAGTTCCCGTATCCGCGGGTGGCGGCCGAGGCATTCGACGCGGCGGTGCGCGAGGACCTGGTGGCGTTCTTCCGCAAGGCCCTGCATCGCGATGTGGCGCAACGGTTCCCGGAGCTGAAACCGATGCGCGACGCCTGGCGCAAGATCTTCCTCGACATGTCCCGCTCGGTGCCGTCGCGTCCGCTCAGCGACCACCCGGTGCTCGACGATGTCGACGACACCACCCCGGAGCAGCAGCGGTTGCTGATCGCCGAGCAGGCGACCCGCGACACGCACCTGTCCCAGGCCGGTCTGACCGCCGCATCCGAACAGTTCCTCTACGGTCTGGGCGTCACCACGGTCGGTGAACTGCTGGACTACGGCCGCACCCGCCTGATCAACGCCCCTGGCCTCGGTGTGCGCGCCCGGCGCGAAATTCAGGAACGGGTGAAGGAGTGGGCCAAGCGCCTCGGCAAACAGGAGCCGGCGCCGCTCACACCGGAGGCCCGTAAGGAAGCGAAAGCGGAAATCAGTGCCGCCCAAGCGGAGTCGACCGCCGGGCTGATGCGCACCCTGAGCCTGGACACACTCGCCGCGCGGTTCGTTCCGGAGCGCAACAACAACGGCTCGAACTCCAGCAAGGTCGACGCGGTGGCGCGCCTGCTCCGCATTCCGGGTTCCGGCGATCTGCCGGAGCTGGACATGTGGCCCACCCAGACCGCGGTGGCGCAGACCCTGGGCCTCACCGGCGGCCGGGTCGCACAACTGCTGCGCGCCCAGCGCCAGCTTTGGAAGAAGGACCCCGCGGTCCAGAACCTGCGCGCACAGGTGCTGGAACTGCTCGAGGGATTCGGCCGGGTCGCCGCCGCCACCGAGATAGCCGATGCCCTGGTGACCAGGCTGGGCACCCGCCTGCTGGATCGAAACGACCGTCGCGCACTGGGTTTGGCCGCGGTGCGCGTGATCACCGAGGTCGAACAGTTCGTCCCCGACGAGGCGGCGATCCTGGTCGCGCAGAAACGCGAGAAGGGCCTCGATCCCGTCGTCGTCCTGGCGTTGGAGGTCGGCGACGACACCGATCCGGATACTCCGGGTGCTCGGGCGCTCACCAATTACGCGCTGAAACTCGGTGAGGCCGCCGACGTACTGGCCCGGCACGAATCGGTCCCCACCGCCGCGGTGGTGCTGGAGCGGCTCGTCACGGTCGAACGCCCGCTCGGCCGCTCCACCATCGACGAACGCCGCCTGGTGCAGCTGGCCGCGGCATCCTCACGCACAGCCGCGGTCACGCCGCGCCTCGAGATCTACCCGCGTGATCTGCCGCTGGAGCGCGCGATTCGCCTCACCCAGGCCGGCCTCTACGTCCCCTCCGACCTTCCCCGCGAGAAGCAGGCGGGACTGCGCGCGGAGACCGTGTTCGAGCGAATTCTCGCCCGTTTCCCCGAACTCGTCATCCCCGGCAGCGACCGCAAACTCCCCACCCCGGAATTGACCAAGGCACTGGGCGACGCGGGGTTCGACCTGGTTGTCGCCACCAACGCCGACACCCGGGAACCGCGCTACATCCCGAAACATCTCGACCGCGCCACCAGCTACACCGCCCACACCCCGCGCTGGTCCACGGCCACCACGTCACAGTTCGCCGACACCTACTCCGACGATCCCGATCTGGCGAAAGCCGCACGGGCCGAAGAACTTCTGTCCGGCGCCGCGATCCGCGAGGGTTTCCGCGTGCTCACCTGCCCCACCGCTCCCCCGCATTCCACGCCGGACGCCATCCGCGAGCTGCGCGACCGGTTCGGTGCGAACCCCATCTCGGTGACCGCACTGTTCCTGGCGAATATGCACGACCTCGTGCCACCGGGCCGCAAACCCACCTGGTCTACGATCCTGCGCGCCGATATCGCCGAGTCGGGCAGCAAAGCCGCACTGAAGTTCTCCGAATACGCCCGCACCGCGTGGGGCCGGGTCGAAAAGGAACTGGGCGACTCGATCCGCACCGACGGACCGCTGCTGTTGCACGACACCCTGCTGTTCGCCCGCTACGACGCCATGGGTGTCCTGGCCCGCCTCGCCGAGCGATCCCGCCGCGGCGCAGGAACTCTGTGGTTGCTGTGCCCACAAGCCGATCCGTCCCGCCCACCACATCTGGGCCCCACTGCCGTGCCGTACCAATCCGCCCTCAACGAGTGGATCCCGCTACCGCAGTCGTGGACCAGCAACAAGCATCGCGCCCCCGCCACAACCGAATCAGGAGCCCAGCAATGA